AACAAAGCGGCGATGAAACTGCTCAAGCGCAACTGGAAGCGCCTTCAGCAAGCCTCATATGCGGTAGTGGGCCTGCTGATCGCCCACCTGCTGCTGCTGCCGCACATCAAAGCCGAGTACCAACTCTTCGCCCTGGTCTTGCTGGCGGGGCTGCTGCTGCGTCTCCCTCCCATGCGCCGCCTGCTGAACCAACGCTCGCTCACCTTCAAGTTGCCGACCCGCAACTGAAGTGTAGCTGTGCCGTTAAGGAGAAAAGTTATGTTCAAGTCTTCACAGACCGACCAGAGACAGGAAGCTGACCTGGGCCGCCGCGACGCCCTGCGCGTGATCGGCTGCTTGCTGTGTGCCGCTGCCGTGCCCGGCGTCTCGTCGAAGGCTCAGGCCCAGTCGCTGGGTGCGCCTCTCAACATTCTTAGGCCTTCTGAGGCGCTGGCCGCTGACGGGTTCAAGCTGATGTCGGTGGCGGGTGATCCGGCGATTTTGTATGCCAGCAAAACGCCGGTAGCGGACGGCGTGCAGCGGGGTCAGGTCTGGCTGACCGTCTATTCCCGGATCTGTTCGCACCGCAGCACCGTCGTGATTGATCCGCCGCGAAATCAGGTCATGACCTGCCCCAAACATCATCAGGCTTACGACCTCGCCACTGGTCAGCCGACTGGATACGTCCACCGTACTTCAGACCCGCTGGCCCAGTACAGTCTTCAGGTAAGGCCCGATCAGTCGGTCTGGATCACTGGAATGATTCGCCCGCAAGCAGGGTGAAATGCGCTTGACCACTGCTCTACCGCCTCGGCGCAGACTGCGCGGCATGACAAGGTTGACTCCATTTCGTTGGACTCAGGTGCAGCAGTGGCGGCGCGAGATTGTACGGGCGGGTCAGCAGGTTAATTAAAATTTAAAGTGCAACTGGACTGAACCGACGACGGGGGGAACCTCTTCTTGACAAGCTCACCCTTGAGATCTATAAATTAATGAAGTCAATTAAAAAAGGGGGTGCTCGAATCGGAGTGCAGTGGTCTGGAAGCCAGAGAGAACACAACCGGCAACAGTTGTTGTGGCAATTTCTCGAACACGGCGCACTTTCGCGGGGTGGACTGGCCGGGCGCACCGGCCTGTCTGCCGTGACCGTCAACCTCATCACCAGGGCACTTGAAGACCAGGGCTTGATCATCGAAATCGGAAAAACGGAAGGCGCAGCGGGGCGTCCGGCCAGCATCCTCGATCTGCACCCGCAGCTGGGGACCCTTGTTGGTATCGACTGTCAGCCTGGAGAAATTCATCTCCTGACGGGTGACATCCGGGGGCATCAGCGCCAGAGGACGCTCCTACAGGCTTTCCGCTCTGAGGAGCTGCATGCTCAGCTCATGGCGGAGGTTGCCGAACTGCTGCGCTCAGCACCGCACGGTCCGGTGAGGCACATCACCGTCAGTGTCCCTGCGCCAGTCTCGGGCGCTGGCCAGATGGGAGAACCCAACTCGCTGCCTCAACTCGACCTCGCTCCGCTTCAGGAGGTCGCCGCACGCAGCGGTGCGGACATCGTGCTGGAAAACGACGCCAACCTCTGGGCGCTTGCCGAAAAATATGACGGTGCGGCCAGCGACGAGGACGACTTCATGGTGCTGGTGCAGCGCCGCAGCGGCATCGGCCTGGGGCTCTACCTCGGCGGCACCGTGTACCGGGGAACGAACGGAATGGCCGGCGAACTGGCGCTGGCCCGCTGGCCTCATCAGGCGTGGCCCACCCCAATCGAACAATTGCCCGAGGCCCTCAAGCAAGCAGCCCTCGCTTACCTCGTGGGCGCGGTGGCGGCCTCGCTCGATCTGCGGCTGGTTATCGTCACCGACGACGCTCAGTCCAGCGGCCAGGACATCATTCAGTCACTGCAGCACCTTGCCCCACAACTCTGCGTAGTCCGTTCACACCTGGGCCCGAGCGGCTCGGTGCTCGGCGCTTTGACGGCCAGCCGGTTGCGGTATGCCGCTTCACTTCTCTCGTCCAGCGCCGCCCCAGCCTTGTCTCTAAATTCAGCGCCGGAGTCGTCCCTGCTGGCGCTCTCCCCCACTCACCTTTACCGGAGGTTGTCATGAAACGAATGATTCTCGGTCTGTCACTGCTGCTGTCCTCTGCCTCCACGGTCTACGCCGCTCCCGTGACCCTACACGCCCTCTTTATGAAACAGGCCGCCTACAGCGAAGCCAACATCAAGGACATGACCAAGGCGTTCGAGGCCAAGAATCCCGGCGTCAAGATCAACCTCGAATTTGTTCCGTATGAGGGGCTGCACGACAAGATCGTCAGTTCCGCCTCGGCCGGAAGCAACGGCTACGACGTAGTGCTCTTCGACGTGATCTGGCCCACCGAGTTCGCCAAGAACGGCTTTCTGACCGACGTGACCAGCCGCATTCCCGCCGCCGACAACAGCCGCGTGTTTTCAGGTGCCTGGACGACGGTGACCGCTGACAGCAAGCGTTACGGCATGCCCTGGATTCTGGACACCAAGTACCTCTTCTACAACAAAGACATGCTCAAGAAAGCGGGCATCGCCGCGCCGCCCAAAACCTGGGAAGAACTGCAAAAGCAGGCCGCCATCATCAAGGCCAAGAAGCTGGTGGAATACCCCATTGTCTGGAGCTGGAGTCAGGCCGAGGCGCTGATCTGCGACTACACCACGCTGCTTTCCGCTTACGGCGGGCAGTTCTATACAGGCGGCAAACCGGCCTTCAATACCGGCGGCGGTCTCAAAGCTCTCCAGTACATGACTGGTTCGCTCAAGAGCGGCCTGAGCAATCCCAACAGCACCGAGTACCTCGAAGAAGATGTCCGCAAGGTCTTCTCCGACGGCAAGGCGGCCTTTGCCCTGAACTGGACTTACATGTACGCCATGGCCAACGATCCCAAGCAGTCGAAGGTCGCCGGTAACGTGGGCATCGTTCCGGCACCGGGCGTCGCCGGAGTGAGTCAGGCCAGCGCCATGAACGGCAGCATGGGCCTGGGGATTCCGACCGGCAGCCCCCATAAGGACGAAGCCTGGAAGTTCATTCAGTATTTGACCTCCGCTCCGGCGCAGGAGCAGTTCGCTACCCTGAGCCTCCCGATCTGGAAAGCCAGCTACAGCAAGCCCGCCGTGGTCAAGGGGCAAGCCGATCTGGTGAAGGCGGCCAATACCTCGCTGAACCTGATGTTCCCGCGCCCCACCATCGCCCAGTACCCTCAGCTCAGCACGCTGCTCCAGACCTCGCTGCAAAAAGCCCTCCTGGGCAGCCAGACGCCCGCACAGGCCCTTGATTCGGCGGCCAAGGCTGCCAGCCGCTTCCGCTGATGACGCGCGGCCAGCGGGCATCCCCGGCGGCGGGTCAAGGCTGGCCTTTCCTGCTTCCGCTGCTGCTCATTTTGCTGTGCGTGATCGGCTATCCACTGATCCGCACCCTCTATCTCAGCTTCACCGACGCCAGTTTGAACGCGCTGGGCATCCGGCCCGCGTGGCTGGGCTGGGACAATTACGTCTACGCCCTGACCAGCCCGGACTTTCTCTCGTCGCTGTGGCACAGCACCTATTTCACCGTCGTCTCGGTGGCCCTGGAAGTGGTGATCGGCGTGCTGGTGGCCCTGCTGCTCAATCAGAAGTTTCGCGGACAGGCTTTTGCGCGCGCGCTGCTGATCTTGCCGTGGGCCATCCCGACCATCGTGAACGCGACCATGTGGCGCTGGATCTATAACCCGGAATACGGTGCACTCAATGCCCTGCTGACCCAGACCGGCTTGATGGGTGATTACCGCTCGTGGCTCGGCTCACCGTCCTCCGCCATGAACATGGTGATTCTGGCCGACGTCTGGAAGAACTATTCGCTGGTGGCCCTCATCGCGCTGGCAGCCCTCCAGAGCGTTCCCGACGAGATCTACGAAGCGGCAGCGCTGGACGGCGTGCCCATCTGGACGCGCTTCTGGCGGCTGACCTTGCC
The DNA window shown above is from Deinococcus detaillensis and carries:
- a CDS encoding extracellular solute-binding protein, giving the protein MKRMILGLSLLLSSASTVYAAPVTLHALFMKQAAYSEANIKDMTKAFEAKNPGVKINLEFVPYEGLHDKIVSSASAGSNGYDVVLFDVIWPTEFAKNGFLTDVTSRIPAADNSRVFSGAWTTVTADSKRYGMPWILDTKYLFYNKDMLKKAGIAAPPKTWEELQKQAAIIKAKKLVEYPIVWSWSQAEALICDYTTLLSAYGGQFYTGGKPAFNTGGGLKALQYMTGSLKSGLSNPNSTEYLEEDVRKVFSDGKAAFALNWTYMYAMANDPKQSKVAGNVGIVPAPGVAGVSQASAMNGSMGLGIPTGSPHKDEAWKFIQYLTSAPAQEQFATLSLPIWKASYSKPAVVKGQADLVKAANTSLNLMFPRPTIAQYPQLSTLLQTSLQKALLGSQTPAQALDSAAKAASRFR
- a CDS encoding ROK family protein, which produces MLWQFLEHGALSRGGLAGRTGLSAVTVNLITRALEDQGLIIEIGKTEGAAGRPASILDLHPQLGTLVGIDCQPGEIHLLTGDIRGHQRQRTLLQAFRSEELHAQLMAEVAELLRSAPHGPVRHITVSVPAPVSGAGQMGEPNSLPQLDLAPLQEVAARSGADIVLENDANLWALAEKYDGAASDEDDFMVLVQRRSGIGLGLYLGGTVYRGTNGMAGELALARWPHQAWPTPIEQLPEALKQAALAYLVGAVAASLDLRLVIVTDDAQSSGQDIIQSLQHLAPQLCVVRSHLGPSGSVLGALTASRLRYAASLLSSSAAPALSLNSAPESSLLALSPTHLYRRLS
- a CDS encoding carbohydrate ABC transporter permease, which gives rise to MTRGQRASPAAGQGWPFLLPLLLILLCVIGYPLIRTLYLSFTDASLNALGIRPAWLGWDNYVYALTSPDFLSSLWHSTYFTVVSVALEVVIGVLVALLLNQKFRGQAFARALLILPWAIPTIVNATMWRWIYNPEYGALNALLTQTGLMGDYRSWLGSPSSAMNMVILADVWKNYSLVALIALAALQSVPDEIYEAAALDGVPIWTRFWRLTLPFILGPLSVAVVLRTIEAFKVFDIIYVMTRGGPADATKTASFSVYQEAFTYLQAGSGAAYANVMVLISALLIAGYLLLMKRQRAA
- a CDS encoding Rieske (2Fe-2S) protein, whose amino-acid sequence is MFKSSQTDQRQEADLGRRDALRVIGCLLCAAAVPGVSSKAQAQSLGAPLNILRPSEALAADGFKLMSVAGDPAILYASKTPVADGVQRGQVWLTVYSRICSHRSTVVIDPPRNQVMTCPKHHQAYDLATGQPTGYVHRTSDPLAQYSLQVRPDQSVWITGMIRPQAG